In one Trichocoleus desertorum ATA4-8-CV12 genomic region, the following are encoded:
- a CDS encoding cysteine hydrolase codes for MTFQFNPQTTALICIDFQTGVFTGEGGLPHVGTAEVLPKAKQVLAAARAAKMPVIHFKEIHRKEMVDFGRELDGAEPIHCLETWPSTDYYWELAPIGGEFAIGKRRYSCFFGTDLEILLRGLKVDTLILMGTMTNVCVHYTAAEAHHRDYHFHVIEDCCAGSDWEAHWAALKAMAYLQRSAPIKHDDFIQATQLVPQPRSPKHSYSTA; via the coding sequence ATGACGTTTCAATTCAATCCTCAAACCACAGCGCTGATCTGTATTGATTTCCAAACGGGTGTGTTCACGGGTGAAGGTGGATTGCCCCATGTGGGGACAGCAGAGGTTTTACCAAAAGCTAAGCAGGTATTAGCCGCAGCACGAGCCGCCAAGATGCCCGTAATCCACTTCAAGGAAATCCACCGCAAGGAAATGGTAGACTTTGGCCGAGAACTGGATGGTGCAGAACCGATCCATTGCTTGGAAACCTGGCCCAGCACCGACTATTATTGGGAACTTGCCCCCATTGGGGGAGAATTCGCTATTGGTAAACGCCGTTATAGCTGCTTCTTTGGCACTGACCTAGAAATCCTCCTGCGAGGCTTAAAAGTTGACACCCTAATCTTGATGGGCACGATGACCAATGTCTGTGTCCACTACACCGCCGCTGAAGCGCACCACCGCGACTATCACTTTCATGTGATCGAAGACTGCTGTGCTGGCTCCGATTGGGAGGCTCACTGGGCGGCACTGAAGGCGATGGCATATTTGCAACGCTCAGCCCCCATCAAGCACGATGATTTTATCCAGGCAACCCAATTGGTACCCCAGCCGCGATCGCCTAAGCACAGCTACAGTACAGCTTGA
- a CDS encoding ABC transporter permease: MSVTQSSLTNLEPTREYHYLQPSTFWSIRQGFPKSLSLLLIAISLVVPLLLWTVVSSLEWVSPIFLPSPALVFQAGLKLFTEDNLALDVLVSSGRVLAGFLAAAVIGVPMGLAMGTFYSLDSLFAPLVGTVRYMPVTAFVPLIVIWLGLGEPSKILIIMLGVVLYNAIMVADAVKFIPNEMINVAYTLGATRRNVVFRVIIPAAFPSVLDTLRVNISGAWNFLVIAELVAAQNGLGFKIIQAQRFLQTEKVLFCIALIGVIGVVIDYGLKSLSQKLTPWADQIRH; this comes from the coding sequence ATTTCGGTGACTCAATCCAGCCTAACGAATTTGGAACCTACCCGTGAATATCACTATTTGCAGCCCTCGACTTTTTGGAGTATTCGTCAAGGCTTTCCTAAGTCACTGTCTTTACTGCTCATTGCCATCTCCCTAGTCGTTCCGTTATTGCTCTGGACCGTAGTTAGCTCTTTAGAATGGGTGTCGCCAATCTTTTTGCCGTCCCCAGCCCTTGTGTTCCAAGCTGGCCTCAAACTTTTTACTGAAGACAATCTAGCGTTAGATGTCTTAGTCAGCAGTGGTCGTGTCTTGGCTGGTTTTCTGGCCGCAGCAGTCATTGGAGTGCCGATGGGATTGGCAATGGGCACGTTCTACAGCCTAGATAGTTTATTTGCTCCCTTGGTCGGCACTGTGCGTTATATGCCCGTGACTGCCTTTGTGCCACTAATCGTGATTTGGCTCGGCTTAGGAGAACCTTCCAAAATCCTGATCATCATGTTGGGAGTGGTGTTGTACAACGCCATTATGGTGGCAGACGCCGTCAAGTTTATCCCCAATGAGATGATCAATGTCGCCTACACATTGGGCGCAACTCGGCGGAATGTCGTCTTTAGAGTGATTATCCCTGCTGCCTTCCCTAGCGTCCTCGACACTCTCCGCGTCAATATCTCCGGAGCCTGGAACTTCCTAGTCATTGCAGAATTGGTAGCCGCTCAGAATGGTTTGGGCTTCAAAATCATCCAAGCCCAGCGCTTTCTGCAAACCGAAAAAGTATTGTTCTGCATTGCCCTCATCGGGGTGATTGGAGTCGTGATTGACTACGGCTTAAAATCACTTTCACAAAAGCTCACACCTTGGGCTGACCAGATTCGCCATTAA
- the glnT gene encoding type III glutamate--ammonia ligase gives MTETLTPESQALKESLQDQGVKYALASFVDIHGMCKAKSVPLSHWGQMMSGSELFTGAALDGVPQDVSDEEVSARPDPNSAAILPWNSELVWLASDLYLKGEPFEACSRGILKRVLAEAAAMGFTFNLGIETEFFLLKEGEDGKVTPVSDRDTLAKPCYDLQGLLDNYTWVTEIVEAMNSLGWDVYSFDHEDGNGQFETDFAYCDALKMGDRFTFFRLMVKEIARKHGFFATFMPKPFANRTGSGAHYNMSLANIQTGENLFYEPDDTRGCKLSKLGYQFIAGILKHAPAICAVIAPTVNSYKRLVARGSMSGFTWAPIYVCYGNNNRTNMLRIPLAGGRVECRAADIASNPYLGAAMLLAAGLEGIREGIDPGDPNTENMYNYSLEQLEEMGIRFLPRNLGEAIAAFASDPLSEKVMGPLMYKSYIEFKSQEWEEYHTHVSDWEIQRYLKFF, from the coding sequence ATGACTGAAACCCTAACTCCAGAATCACAAGCGCTCAAGGAATCTCTGCAAGATCAGGGGGTGAAGTATGCCCTAGCCAGTTTTGTCGATATCCACGGCATGTGCAAGGCCAAATCAGTGCCGCTGAGCCACTGGGGACAGATGATGTCAGGATCAGAGCTGTTTACTGGAGCCGCCTTGGATGGTGTACCCCAGGATGTCAGCGATGAAGAAGTGTCAGCCCGTCCCGATCCTAACTCAGCGGCTATCTTGCCCTGGAATTCGGAATTGGTTTGGCTAGCCAGCGACCTATACCTGAAAGGAGAACCTTTTGAAGCTTGCTCTCGCGGCATCCTCAAGCGAGTCTTAGCCGAAGCCGCAGCAATGGGTTTTACCTTCAACTTAGGAATTGAAACCGAATTTTTTCTCCTCAAAGAAGGAGAAGATGGTAAGGTGACTCCGGTGAGCGATCGCGACACGCTAGCCAAACCTTGCTATGACCTACAAGGACTGCTGGATAACTACACCTGGGTGACAGAAATTGTCGAGGCCATGAATAGCCTGGGATGGGATGTCTACTCCTTCGACCATGAAGATGGCAATGGCCAGTTTGAAACCGATTTCGCTTACTGTGATGCCCTAAAAATGGGCGATCGCTTTACCTTCTTTCGGCTCATGGTGAAAGAGATCGCTCGTAAGCATGGCTTTTTTGCCACCTTCATGCCCAAACCCTTTGCCAATCGGACGGGGAGCGGCGCTCACTACAATATGTCCTTGGCAAATATCCAGACAGGAGAAAATCTGTTTTATGAGCCTGACGATACGCGAGGTTGTAAACTCTCCAAGCTGGGCTATCAGTTCATTGCAGGTATCCTCAAACATGCGCCTGCGATCTGTGCCGTCATTGCCCCGACGGTCAATAGCTACAAGCGGTTGGTAGCCAGAGGCAGTATGTCAGGCTTTACTTGGGCTCCTATCTACGTCTGCTACGGCAACAACAACCGCACTAATATGTTGCGGATTCCTTTAGCCGGGGGACGAGTAGAGTGCCGCGCCGCTGATATTGCCAGCAATCCTTATCTCGGTGCCGCCATGCTGTTAGCCGCTGGATTAGAGGGAATTCGGGAAGGCATTGATCCAGGCGACCCCAATACCGAAAACATGTATAACTACTCGTTAGAGCAACTGGAGGAAATGGGGATTCGCTTCCTACCGCGCAATTTAGGAGAGGCGATCGCGGCTTTTGCCAGTGACCCCCTGAGCGAAAAGGTGATGGGACCGTTGATGTACAAATCTTACATTGAGTTCAAGTCCCAGGAATGGGAGGAATATCACACCCATGTTTCCGATTGGGAAATCCAGCGGTACTTAAAGTTCTTCTAG